A genomic stretch from Theobroma cacao cultivar B97-61/B2 chromosome 4, Criollo_cocoa_genome_V2, whole genome shotgun sequence includes:
- the LOC18603487 gene encoding glutathione S-transferase F13 yields MAIKVHGYAMSTCTARVLLCLSEKGLEYEVVPVDVANGAHKQQPYLSLNPFGQIPAFEDGDVKIFESRAISKYLARKYKDTGIDLLGSSSLTVSTIVDTWMEVESHQFNSPMQAIIRQMIVNPIFGIATDEKIIETELEKLGKVLDVYEERLSKCKYLGGDFYSLADLHHIPYLVYFMRTPKSSVITSRPHVSAWWNDISSRPATVKVAETMKV; encoded by the exons ATGGCAATCAAAGTTCATGGATATGCCATGTCTACATGTACCGCACGCGTCTTGCTTTGTCTATCTGAGAAGGGCCTCGAATACGAGGTTGTTCCAGTTGATGTGGCCAACGGTGCCCACAAACAACAACCTTACTTATCTCTCAAT CCATTTGGCCAAATACCTGCATTTGAGGATGGGGACGTCAAGATCTTTG AATCAAGGGCAATTTCCAAGTACTTGGCACGCAAGTACAAGGACACTGGCATTGACCTCTTGGGATCAAGTAGTTTAACAGTGTCGACGATTGTGGATACATGGATGGAAGTGGAGTCTCACCAATTCAACAGTCCAATGCAAGCAATCATCCGCCAAATGATTGTCAATCCGATATTTGGAATCGCCACTGATGAGAAGATCATCGAAACCGAATTGGAGAAGCTAGGAAAAGTTCTTGATGTCTACGAGGAGAGGCTGTCTAAATGTAAATACCTTGGCGGTGACTTCTATAGCTTGGCTGATCTGCACCACATTCCCTATCTTGTTTACTTCATGAGAACTCCTAAATCATCTGTCATAACTTCTCGTCCTCATGTAAGCGCATGGTGGAACGATATTTCATCAAGGCCTGCCACGGTTAAGGTTGCAGAAACCATGAAAGTGTAG
- the LOC18603486 gene encoding protein SRC2: MAMAHRTFEINVISAKGLKNVNLIDKMDVYAIVSLKGDSSKDKQKTKTPVDKDCGKDPTWNFPVKFTIDESLAQKNNLNLKFKIKCERILGDKELGQVNVPVKELLDSTSEGGSMKFVSYQVRKPSGKPEGTLNFSYKFGDKVSVPAKSEKTKGDQPVTAYPAHMAAGSSSAAPYGAPGPYPPPQPPGYGYPPQPVPAAYAGYPPHAPPPPGYGYPPPPPGYGYPPPGGYGYPPVQQQPPKKNSKFGMGLGAGLLGGAIGGLLIGDMVSDAGAYDAGYDAGFDDAGGFGF; encoded by the coding sequence ATGGCTATGGCGCACAGGACCTTTGAGATCAACGTCATCTCTGCAAAAGGCCTCAAAAATGTCAATCTCATCGATAAAATGGATGTGTACGCCATCGTTTCCCTCAAGGGTGATTCATCGAAGGACAAGCAGAAGACAAAAACCCCTGTAGACAAAGATTGTGGCAAAGACCCAACCTGGAATTTCCCTGTCAAGTTCACCATCGACGAGTCCTTGGCCCAGAAAAACAATCTGAACCTTAAGTTCAAGATCAAGTGCGAGCGTATTCTTGGAGACAAAGAACTTGGTCAAGTCAACGTGCCTGTTAAAGAGCTCCTGGATTCAACAAGTGAAGGCGGTTCCATGAAGTTTGTTAGTTACCAGGTAAGGAAACCCTCAGGAAAGCCTGAAGGTACCTTGAACTTTTCTTACAAGTTCGGAGACAAAGTTTCAGTGCCTGCCAAGTCAGAGAAAACCAAGGGTGATCAGCCTGTTACTGCATATCCGGCACACATGGCAGCAGGGTCCAGTTCAGCCGCCCCATATGGTGCGCCTGGACCTTATCCGCCACCACAGCCACCTGGCTACGGATACCCGCCGCAGCCTGTACCGGCGGCTTATGCTGGATACCCACCGCACGCACCACCTCCACCAGGTTATGGCTACCCACCTCCGCCTCCAGGTTATGGTTACCCTCCACCAGGGGGATATGGGTACCCACCAGTGCAACAACAGCCACCAAAGAAGAATAGCAAGTTTGGAATGGGGTTGGGAGCTGGGTTGCTTGGAGGGGCGATTGGTGGGTTGTTGATTGGAGATATGGTCTCTGATGCTGGGGCTTATGATGCTGGATATGATGCTGGGTTTGATGATGCTGGCGGTTTTGGTTTTTGA
- the LOC18603488 gene encoding 60S ribosome subunit biogenesis protein NIP7 homolog yields MRPLDEKETTAVFEKIFKFTGNNLKNIVENPSHEGPDQNPGRYCFRLHKNKVYYVSESLVKRATNVARPKLASIGTCIGKFTHGGNFHLTVECLNLLAANAKHKVWLKPTSEMSFLYANHVLKGGLGRITESIAPGDGVVIFSMSDLPLGFGIAAKSTQDCRKLDPNAIVVLHQADIGEYLRMENQSEQLIEE; encoded by the coding sequence ATGAGACCTTTAGACGAGAAAGAAACCACCGCCGTCTTTGAAAAGATCTTCAAATTCACGGGCAACAACTTGAAGAACATAGTGGAAAACCCATCTCACGAAGGCCCCGACCAGAATCCAGGACGGTACTGCTTCAGACTCCACAAAAACAAAGTCTACTACGTCAGTGAGTCGCTGGTGAAGCGAGCCACCAACGTTGCCAGGCCCAAGTTGGCTTCTATAGGGACATGCATCGGCAAATTTACCCACGGAGGCAACTTCCATTTGACCGTAGAGTGCTTGAACCTGTTGGCCGCAAACGCAAAGCACAAAGTCTGGCTGAAACCCACCTCGGAGATGTCGTTTTTGTACGCgaatcatgttctaaaaggtGGGTTAGGGAGGATAACGGAGAGTATTGCGCCTGGTGATGGGGTTGTGATTTTTTCCATGTCGGATTTGCCTTTGGGGTTTGGGATTGCAGCGAAGAGTACCCAAGATTGTAGGAAATTGGATCCTAATGCAATTGTGGTGCTCCATCAGGCTGATATTGGGGAGTATTTGAGGATGGAGAATCAGAGTGAGCAGCTAATTGAAGAGTAG